From a single Pseudomonas cremoricolorata genomic region:
- the aspA gene encoding aspartate ammonia-lyase → MSSAASFRVEKDLLGTLEVPADAYYGIQTLRAANNFHLSGVPLSHYPKLVVGLAMVKQAAADANRELGHLSDAKHAAISAACARLIKGDYHEQFVVDMIQGGAGTSTNMNANEVIANIALEAMGHQKGEYQYLHPNNDVNMAQSTNDAYPTAIRLGLLLGHDALLASLESLIQAFAAKGEEFSHVLKMGRTQLQDAVPMTLGQEFRAFATTMTEDLHRLRSLAPELLTEINLGGTAIGTGINADPGYQALAVQRLALISGQPLVPAADLIEATSDMGAFVLFSGMLKRTAVKLSKICNDLRLLSSGPRTGINEINLPARQPGSSIMPGKVNPVIPEAVNQVAFAIMGNDLALTVAAEGGQLQLNVMEPLIAYKIFDSIRLLQRAMDMLREHCIVGITANEQRCRELVEHSIGLVTALNPYIGYENATRIARVALESGRGVLELVREEKLLDDAMLDDILRPENMIAPRLVPLKA, encoded by the coding sequence CTACCCGAAACTGGTCGTGGGCCTGGCGATGGTCAAGCAGGCCGCTGCCGACGCCAACCGTGAGCTGGGGCACCTGAGCGATGCCAAGCACGCTGCCATCAGCGCAGCCTGTGCGCGACTGATCAAGGGCGACTACCACGAACAGTTCGTGGTCGACATGATCCAGGGCGGCGCTGGCACTTCGACCAACATGAATGCCAACGAAGTCATCGCCAACATCGCGCTGGAGGCCATGGGCCACCAGAAGGGTGAGTACCAGTACCTGCACCCCAACAACGACGTGAACATGGCGCAGTCCACCAACGACGCCTACCCCACCGCGATCCGCCTGGGTCTGCTGCTGGGTCACGATGCGTTGCTGGCCAGCCTGGAAAGCCTGATTCAAGCCTTCGCCGCCAAGGGCGAGGAATTCAGCCACGTGCTGAAGATGGGCCGCACCCAGTTGCAGGACGCCGTGCCGATGACCCTCGGCCAGGAATTCCGCGCCTTCGCCACCACCATGACCGAAGACCTGCACCGCCTGCGTTCGCTGGCCCCTGAGCTGCTCACCGAAATCAACCTCGGCGGCACCGCCATCGGCACCGGCATCAACGCCGACCCGGGCTACCAGGCCCTGGCCGTACAACGCCTGGCCCTGATCAGCGGCCAGCCGCTGGTACCGGCTGCCGACTTGATCGAAGCCACCTCCGACATGGGCGCTTTCGTGCTGTTCTCCGGCATGCTCAAGCGCACCGCAGTCAAGCTGTCGAAGATCTGCAACGACCTGCGCCTGCTGTCCAGCGGCCCACGCACCGGCATCAACGAAATCAACCTGCCAGCGCGTCAGCCCGGCAGCTCGATCATGCCCGGCAAGGTCAACCCGGTGATCCCGGAAGCGGTCAACCAGGTGGCCTTCGCCATCATGGGCAACGACCTGGCACTGACCGTCGCCGCCGAAGGTGGCCAGCTGCAGCTCAACGTCATGGAGCCGCTGATCGCCTACAAGATCTTCGACTCGATCCGCTTGCTGCAACGCGCTATGGACATGCTCCGCGAGCACTGCATCGTCGGCATCACCGCCAACGAACAGCGCTGCCGCGAACTGGTCGAGCACTCCATTGGCCTGGTCACCGCGCTGAACCCGTACATCGGCTACGAGAACGCCACCCGTATCGCCCGCGTTGCCCTGGAAAGCGGCCGTGGCGTGCTGGAACTGGTGCGCGAAGAGAAGCTGCTGGACGACGCCATGCTCGACGACATCCTGCGCCCGGAAAACATGATCGCCCCGCGCCTGGTTCCGCTCAAAGCCTGA
- a CDS encoding GNAT family N-acetyltransferase produces MSTVTLRPVTADDHAAWLSLWQPYLTFYETVLPEEVTASTWQRLLDPQEPMHAALAWVDGQAVGMVNWVFHRTCWSIGDGCYLQDLFVDPNQRGLGIGRALIEHVCSVSKNAGCSKVHWLTQHTNATAIRLYEQVAQRSGFIQFRRML; encoded by the coding sequence ATGAGCACCGTAACCCTGCGCCCCGTCACCGCCGACGACCACGCCGCCTGGCTGTCGCTGTGGCAGCCCTACCTGACGTTCTATGAAACCGTTCTGCCCGAAGAAGTGACCGCCAGCACCTGGCAGCGCCTGCTCGATCCTCAGGAGCCCATGCACGCTGCCCTGGCCTGGGTCGATGGCCAGGCGGTGGGCATGGTCAACTGGGTATTCCACCGTACCTGCTGGAGCATTGGCGACGGCTGCTACCTGCAAGACCTGTTCGTCGACCCCAACCAGCGCGGCCTGGGCATTGGCCGCGCCCTGATCGAACACGTGTGCAGCGTCTCCAAGAACGCCGGCTGCAGCAAGGTGCACTGGCTGACCCAGCACACCAACGCCACCGCCATTCGTCTCTATGAACAAGTCGCCCAGCGCTCGGGCTTCATTCAGTTCCGCAGGATGCTGTAA
- the oadA gene encoding sodium-extruding oxaloacetate decarboxylase subunit alpha → MSKKIHVTDTILRDAHQSLLATRMRTEDMLPICDKLDKVGYWSLEVWGGATFDACVRFLKEDPWERLRKLRAALPNTRLQMLLRGQNLLGYRHYSDDVVKAFVAKAAVNGIDVFRIFDAMNDVRNLRVAIEAVKAAGKHAQGTIAYTVSPVHTIDAFVKQAKQMEAMGCDSVAIKDMAGLLTPYATGELVKALKAEQSLPVFIHSHDTAGLAAMCQLKAVENGADHIDTAISSFAWGTSHPGTESMVAALKGSEFDTGLDLELLQEIGMYFYAVRKKYHQYESEFTAVDTRVQVNQVPGGMISNLANQLKEQGALNRMSEVLAEIPRVREDLGFPPLVTPTSQIVGTQAFFNVLAGERYKTITNEVKLYLQGGYGKAPGVVNESLRRQAIGSEEVIDVRPADLLKPEMSKLRSDIGALAHSEEDVLTFAMFPDIGRKFLEEREAGTLSPEVLLPIPEAGAVAAPGGEGVPTEFVIDVHGETYRVDITGVGVKAEGKRHFYLSIDGMPEEVVFEPLNEFVGGGSSKRKQASEPGHVSTSMPGNIVDVLVKEGDTVKAGQAVLITEAMKMETEVQAAIAGKVTAIHVAKGDRVTPGEILIEIEG, encoded by the coding sequence ATGTCCAAGAAAATCCATGTAACCGATACCATCCTGCGTGACGCCCACCAGTCGCTGCTGGCCACCCGCATGCGCACCGAAGACATGCTGCCGATCTGCGACAAGCTCGACAAAGTCGGCTACTGGTCGCTGGAAGTGTGGGGCGGCGCAACGTTCGACGCCTGTGTGCGCTTCCTCAAGGAGGACCCGTGGGAGCGCCTGCGCAAGCTGCGCGCAGCACTGCCCAACACCCGTCTGCAAATGCTCCTGCGCGGCCAGAACCTGCTGGGCTACCGCCACTACAGCGATGACGTGGTCAAGGCCTTCGTCGCTAAGGCGGCGGTCAATGGCATCGACGTGTTCCGTATCTTCGACGCCATGAACGATGTGCGTAACCTGCGAGTGGCCATCGAAGCGGTCAAGGCCGCGGGCAAGCATGCCCAGGGCACCATCGCCTACACCGTCAGTCCCGTGCACACCATCGACGCCTTCGTCAAACAGGCCAAGCAGATGGAAGCCATGGGTTGCGACTCGGTGGCGATCAAGGACATGGCCGGCCTGCTGACCCCGTACGCCACCGGCGAGTTGGTCAAGGCGTTGAAGGCCGAGCAGTCGCTGCCGGTGTTCATCCACTCCCACGACACCGCAGGTCTGGCCGCCATGTGCCAGCTCAAGGCGGTGGAAAACGGCGCTGACCATATCGATACGGCGATCTCCAGCTTCGCCTGGGGCACCAGCCACCCCGGCACCGAGTCGATGGTCGCAGCCCTCAAGGGCAGCGAGTTCGATACTGGCCTGGACCTGGAACTGTTGCAGGAAATCGGCATGTACTTCTACGCGGTGCGTAAGAAGTACCACCAGTATGAAAGCGAATTCACCGCGGTGGACACTCGCGTTCAGGTCAACCAGGTGCCCGGTGGGATGATTTCCAACCTGGCCAACCAGCTCAAGGAGCAGGGCGCGCTCAACCGCATGAGCGAAGTGCTGGCGGAAATCCCGCGTGTGCGTGAAGACCTCGGCTTCCCGCCGCTGGTGACGCCAACCTCGCAGATCGTCGGCACCCAGGCGTTCTTCAACGTTCTCGCCGGTGAGCGCTACAAGACCATCACCAATGAGGTGAAGCTGTACCTGCAAGGCGGCTACGGCAAGGCCCCGGGCGTGGTCAACGAGAGCTTGCGGCGTCAGGCCATCGGCAGCGAAGAGGTGATCGATGTGCGCCCGGCCGACCTGCTCAAGCCGGAGATGAGCAAGCTGCGCAGCGACATCGGCGCGCTGGCGCACAGTGAAGAAGACGTGCTGACCTTCGCCATGTTCCCGGACATCGGGCGCAAGTTCCTCGAAGAGCGCGAAGCCGGCACCTTGAGCCCTGAAGTGCTGTTGCCGATTCCAGAAGCCGGCGCAGTGGCGGCGCCTGGCGGCGAAGGCGTGCCGACCGAGTTCGTCATCGACGTACACGGCGAAACCTACCGCGTGGACATCACTGGCGTGGGCGTTAAGGCCGAAGGCAAGCGTCACTTCTACCTGTCCATCGACGGCATGCCCGAAGAAGTGGTGTTCGAACCGCTCAACGAGTTCGTCGGCGGCGGCAGCAGCAAGCGCAAGCAGGCCAGCGAGCCAGGCCATGTCAGCACCAGCATGCCGGGTAATATCGTCGACGTGCTGGTCAAGGAAGGCGATACGGTCAAGGCCGGCCAGGCCGTGCTGATCACCGAAGCGATGAAGATGGAGACCGAAGTGCAGGCCGCCATTGCCGGCAAGGTCACGGCCATTCACGTGGCCAAGGGCGATCGCGTGACACCGGGCGAGATTCTGATCGAGATCGAGGGCTGA
- a CDS encoding acetyl-CoA carboxylase biotin carboxylase subunit, with product MIKKILIANRGEIAVRIVRACAEMGIRSVAIYSDADRHALHVKRADEAYSIGAEPLAGYLNPRKLVNLAVETGCDALHPGYGFLSENAELAEICAERGVKFIGPAAEVIRRMGDKTEARRAMIAAGVPVTPGTEGNVADIHEALSEGERIGYPVMLKATSGGGGRGIRRCNSREELEQNFPRVISEATKAFGSAEVFLEKCIVNPKHIEAQILGDSFGSVVHLFERDCSIQRRNQKLIEIAPSPQLTPEQRAYIGDLAVRAAKAVNYENAGTVEFLLADGEVYFMEMNTRVQVEHTITEEITGIDIVREQIRIASGLPLSVKQEDIIHRGYALQFRINAEDPKNNFLPSFGKITRYYAPGGPGVRTDTAIYTGYTIPPFYDSMCLKLVVWALTWEEAMDRGLRALDDMRVQGVKTTAAYYQEILRNAEFRSGEFNTSFVESHPELTNYSIKRKPEELALAIAAAIAAHAGI from the coding sequence GTGATAAAAAAAATCCTGATCGCCAACCGGGGTGAAATTGCGGTTCGCATCGTTCGCGCCTGCGCCGAGATGGGCATCCGCTCTGTGGCGATCTATTCCGACGCCGACCGTCACGCTTTGCACGTCAAGCGCGCTGACGAGGCCTACAGCATCGGTGCCGAGCCGCTGGCCGGTTACCTGAACCCGCGCAAGCTGGTCAACCTGGCGGTGGAAACCGGCTGCGATGCCCTGCATCCGGGCTATGGTTTCCTCTCGGAAAACGCCGAACTGGCAGAAATTTGTGCCGAACGTGGAGTCAAGTTCATCGGTCCGGCCGCTGAAGTGATTCGCCGCATGGGCGACAAGACCGAAGCGCGCCGGGCAATGATCGCCGCAGGCGTGCCGGTGACGCCCGGCACGGAAGGCAACGTTGCCGACATCCATGAAGCGCTCAGCGAAGGTGAGCGTATCGGCTACCCGGTCATGCTCAAGGCCACCTCCGGTGGCGGTGGACGCGGTATCCGTCGTTGCAACAGTCGCGAAGAGCTGGAGCAGAACTTCCCGCGGGTGATTTCCGAGGCGACCAAGGCGTTTGGTTCGGCGGAAGTGTTCCTGGAAAAGTGCATCGTCAATCCCAAGCACATCGAAGCGCAGATTCTCGGTGATAGTTTCGGCAGCGTCGTGCACCTGTTCGAACGCGATTGCTCGATCCAGCGACGCAATCAGAAACTCATCGAAATCGCCCCCAGCCCACAGCTGACGCCCGAACAGCGCGCTTATATCGGCGATTTGGCAGTGCGCGCGGCCAAGGCGGTGAACTACGAGAACGCCGGTACCGTGGAGTTCCTGCTCGCCGATGGCGAGGTGTACTTCATGGAGATGAACACCCGGGTGCAGGTGGAACACACCATCACCGAAGAAATTACCGGTATCGACATCGTTCGTGAGCAGATCCGGATTGCCTCGGGCCTGCCGCTTTCAGTCAAACAGGAAGACATCATTCACCGTGGCTATGCGTTGCAGTTTCGTATCAACGCCGAAGACCCGAAGAACAACTTCCTGCCCAGTTTCGGCAAGATCACCCGCTACTACGCCCCTGGCGGTCCGGGTGTGCGCACCGATACCGCGATCTATACCGGCTACACCATTCCGCCGTTCTACGACTCGATGTGCCTGAAACTGGTGGTCTGGGCGCTGACCTGGGAAGAGGCGATGGATCGTGGTCTACGCGCCCTTGATGACATGCGCGTGCAAGGGGTGAAGACCACCGCCGCGTATTACCAGGAGATCCTGCGCAATGCCGAATTCCGTAGCGGTGAGTTCAACACCAGCTTCGTCGAATCGCATCCCGAGCTGACCAACTACTCGATCAAGCGCAAACCTGAAGAACTGGCCCTGGCCATCGCTGCCGCCATCGCTGCCCACGCAGGCATCTGA
- a CDS encoding LysR family transcriptional regulator, with protein MRKSLMRMTLRQLQVFNEVCDLRSYSRAAEEMSLTQPAVSLQIRQLEELVGQPLFEYVGKKLYLTEAAEALQKASRDIFGRLESFDMQLSDMQGSLQGQLKLAIESSAKYFVPHVFAAFKARHPEVNLTLTVVNRAQAIRRLSDNRDDLIIMSMVPQDMGLEFLPFLNNPIVAVAPPDHPLCSHAQLRLQDLEAHTLLVREQGSGTRKACEEYFKEKRVHFTETLEVASGEAQRECVVAGLGIALLTRHAVSMELATGMLRELPVEELPLYRSWCVVQSKAKRQSPVSVAFLGFIRNERALISEIVERFSGKMPPLSAMG; from the coding sequence ATGCGTAAGTCGTTGATGCGAATGACATTACGTCAGTTGCAAGTCTTCAATGAGGTGTGCGACTTACGTTCGTACAGCCGCGCTGCAGAAGAAATGTCACTGACTCAACCTGCAGTCAGTCTGCAAATTCGCCAGCTGGAAGAGCTGGTGGGCCAGCCCTTGTTCGAATACGTGGGCAAGAAGTTGTACCTCACGGAAGCGGCAGAAGCGCTACAGAAGGCCAGCCGGGACATCTTTGGTCGTCTGGAAAGTTTCGACATGCAGTTGTCGGACATGCAGGGATCGCTGCAAGGGCAACTCAAACTGGCCATCGAATCCAGCGCCAAATATTTTGTGCCGCATGTGTTCGCAGCGTTCAAGGCGCGCCACCCGGAAGTGAACCTGACCCTCACCGTGGTCAATCGCGCCCAGGCCATTCGGCGCCTGTCCGACAACCGCGACGACCTGATCATCATGTCGATGGTGCCGCAGGACATGGGCCTGGAGTTCCTTCCGTTCCTCAACAATCCCATTGTGGCCGTCGCGCCGCCCGACCATCCGCTGTGCAGCCACGCGCAGTTGCGCCTGCAGGACCTCGAAGCGCACACCCTGCTGGTTCGCGAACAGGGTTCGGGCACGCGCAAGGCCTGTGAGGAGTACTTCAAGGAAAAACGCGTGCACTTCACCGAGACCCTGGAGGTCGCCTCCGGGGAGGCGCAGCGCGAATGCGTGGTGGCAGGGCTCGGCATCGCTCTGCTGACTCGCCATGCGGTGAGCATGGAACTGGCGACCGGCATGCTCAGGGAGCTGCCGGTCGAAGAGCTGCCGCTCTACCGCAGCTGGTGCGTGGTGCAATCGAAGGCCAAGCGCCAGTCGCCGGTGTCGGTCGCCTTTCTTGGCTTCATTCGCAACGAGCGGGCGTTGATCAGCGAGATTGTTGAGCGCTTCTCGGGGAAGATGCCGCCGCTATCTGCCATGGGCTGA
- a CDS encoding PA3496 family putative envelope integrity protein produces MVRDHEGSYQPNAKARKQQERDQRRMEYRRAIESYCDQRQLLREIAYYPDSPDISPWQIAAASSPRSAQQSR; encoded by the coding sequence ATGGTTCGTGATCACGAAGGTTCCTACCAACCCAACGCCAAGGCGCGCAAGCAGCAGGAAAGGGATCAGCGCCGCATGGAATACCGCCGCGCGATCGAAAGCTACTGCGATCAACGCCAACTGCTGCGCGAGATTGCCTACTACCCAGACTCGCCCGACATCAGCCCATGGCAGATAGCGGCGGCATCTTCCCCGAGAAGCGCTCAACAATCTCGCTGA
- the hexR gene encoding transcriptional regulator HexR, translated as MNLLQHITQSRHLLRKSELKVADHVLLDPAAVMHSSMADLAHSVGISEPTIVRFCRAIGCSGFQDLKLKLAQSLAAGASFGQFAIHEDDSVADYSLKIFDTTLHTLMEVREHLDAQALQQAVTAMAQAQRVEFYGFGASGAVAADAQHKFFRLLLSAAAYSDPHMQAMSAVTLKPGDVAVCISQSGRSKDLLITANLVRESGASLITLCPSQTPLAELSTVNLAIDVHEDTEIYTPLTSRIAHLVVIDVLAMGVAMARGPNLVNHLKSVKRSLRSLRLSPKSIKATDD; from the coding sequence GTGAATCTGTTGCAACACATCACCCAATCGCGTCACTTGCTGCGCAAATCGGAGCTCAAGGTAGCCGACCATGTGCTGCTGGACCCGGCTGCCGTCATGCACAGTTCCATGGCCGATCTGGCCCATAGCGTCGGCATCAGCGAGCCGACCATCGTGCGCTTCTGTCGGGCGATTGGCTGTTCCGGATTCCAGGATCTCAAGCTCAAGCTGGCCCAGAGCCTGGCCGCTGGTGCCAGTTTCGGCCAGTTCGCGATTCACGAAGATGACTCGGTCGCCGACTACAGCCTGAAGATCTTCGACACTACCTTGCACACGCTGATGGAGGTGCGCGAACACCTCGATGCCCAGGCCCTGCAACAAGCGGTGACCGCCATGGCCCAGGCGCAACGGGTGGAGTTCTACGGCTTCGGTGCTTCAGGCGCGGTTGCCGCCGACGCCCAGCACAAGTTCTTTCGTCTGCTGCTGAGCGCAGCGGCCTATTCCGACCCGCACATGCAGGCGATGTCAGCGGTCACCCTCAAGCCCGGCGACGTCGCGGTGTGCATCTCGCAGTCGGGGCGCTCCAAGGATTTGCTGATCACCGCCAACCTGGTGCGTGAAAGCGGCGCTAGCCTGATCACCCTGTGCCCAAGCCAGACCCCACTGGCCGAACTGTCGACCGTCAACCTGGCCATCGACGTGCATGAAGACACGGAAATCTACACCCCGTTGACCTCGCGTATCGCTCACCTGGTGGTGATTGACGTGTTGGCGATGGGCGTGGCCATGGCCCGCGGGCCGAACCTGGTCAATCACCTCAAGAGCGTCAAGCGCAGCCTGCGCAGCCTGCGGCTGTCGCCCAAGTCGATCAAGGCGACCGACGACTGA
- the zwf gene encoding glucose-6-phosphate dehydrogenase, producing the protein MTIPCDILVFGGTGDLALHKLLPALYHLYRDGRLHNAVRIIALARRTLPRNDYLKLAERHCRAQVTRQDFEQEVWQRFAARLDYFSMDASQSADFMRLARYLGEPFGLTRVHYLATAPDLFVPIVRHLRLAGLADSEARIVLEKPIGHSLASATEINAAIGAVFRETQVFRIDHYLGKETVQNLMALRFANALLEPVWRNNQIDHVQISVCETLGVENRGPYYDRAGAARDMLQNHLLQLLCLIAMEPPAQFEAEAIRDEKVKVLRALKPITDLDVQDKTVRGQYAAGSIGGQEVPAYYFEKGVDHDSDSETFVAVQAHVDTWRWAGVPFYLRTGKRMARRSSQIVIQFKPVPHALFSGGQVNQLSIQLQPEERVSLRMMTKAPGKGMRLEPVELDLNLAQVFGQTRRWDAYERLLLDVLEGDSTLFMRRDEVEAAWAWIDPILQGWQTHFQAPRPYPAGTDGPEHSNQLLAREGRQWQP; encoded by the coding sequence TTGACGATCCCTTGCGACATTCTGGTCTTTGGCGGCACCGGCGACCTGGCCTTGCACAAGCTGCTTCCGGCGCTCTATCACCTGTATCGGGATGGCCGTCTGCACAATGCCGTGCGCATCATTGCCCTGGCCCGACGGACCTTGCCACGCAACGACTACCTCAAGCTCGCCGAGCGTCATTGTCGGGCACAGGTGACTCGCCAGGATTTCGAACAAGAGGTGTGGCAACGCTTCGCCGCACGCCTTGACTACTTCTCGATGGACGCTTCGCAGAGCGCTGATTTCATGCGTCTGGCGCGTTATCTGGGTGAGCCGTTCGGTTTGACCCGCGTCCACTACCTCGCCACTGCGCCTGACCTGTTCGTACCCATCGTCCGTCACTTGCGCCTGGCCGGGCTGGCCGACAGCGAAGCACGCATCGTGCTGGAAAAGCCGATTGGCCACTCACTGGCTTCGGCCACCGAAATCAACGCGGCCATCGGCGCGGTATTCCGCGAAACTCAGGTGTTTCGCATCGATCACTACCTGGGCAAGGAAACCGTGCAGAACCTCATGGCCCTGCGTTTCGCCAACGCACTTCTGGAGCCGGTCTGGCGTAACAACCAGATCGACCACGTGCAGATCAGCGTGTGCGAAACCCTCGGTGTAGAGAATCGCGGCCCCTACTACGACCGTGCCGGGGCCGCCCGCGACATGCTGCAGAATCACCTGTTGCAGCTGCTGTGCCTGATTGCCATGGAGCCTCCTGCGCAGTTCGAGGCAGAGGCGATACGCGACGAGAAGGTCAAGGTCCTGCGCGCACTCAAGCCCATCACCGATCTGGATGTGCAGGACAAGACCGTGCGCGGGCAGTACGCCGCGGGGAGCATCGGCGGCCAGGAAGTGCCGGCCTATTACTTCGAAAAAGGCGTGGACCACGACAGTGACAGCGAGACCTTCGTCGCCGTCCAGGCGCACGTCGATACCTGGCGCTGGGCCGGGGTACCGTTCTACCTGCGCACCGGCAAGCGCATGGCGCGGCGCTCGTCGCAGATCGTCATCCAGTTCAAACCGGTGCCCCATGCTCTGTTCAGCGGCGGCCAGGTCAACCAGCTGTCGATTCAGTTGCAGCCTGAAGAACGCGTCAGCCTGCGCATGATGACCAAGGCACCGGGTAAGGGCATGCGTCTCGAACCCGTGGAGCTCGACCTGAACCTGGCCCAGGTATTCGGCCAGACTCGCCGCTGGGACGCCTACGAACGGCTTTTGCTCGATGTGCTGGAAGGTGACTCGACGTTGTTCATGCGCCGCGATGAAGTCGAGGCCGCCTGGGCCTGGATTGATCCGATCCTGCAAGGCTGGCAGACGCATTTTCAGGCGCCGCGGCCCTACCCGGCCGGCACTGATGGTCCGGAACACAGCAACCAGTTGCTGGCCCGGGAAGGTCGGCAATGGCAGCCATGA
- the uvrD gene encoding DNA helicase II encodes MHNDDLSLLLNSLNDAQRQAVAAQVGRQLVLAGAGSGKTRVLVHRIAWLIQVEHASPHSILSVTFTNKAAAEMRQRIEQLLGINPAGMWVGTFHGLAHRLLRAHWQEARLVQNFQILDSDDQQRLIKRVMRELGLDEQKWPARQAQWFINGQKDEGLRPQHIQAGGDLFLTTMREVYSAYELACERAGVIDFSELLLRALDLWRDNPSLLEHYQRRFRHLLVDEFQDTNAVQYAWLRMLAAGGDSLMAVGDDDQSIYGWRGAKIENIHQYTADFPDAELIRLEQNYRSTGGILKAANALIVNNSGRLGKELWTDMGEGEPLTLYAAYNEHDEARYVVETIESVIKQGSARNDIAILYRSNAQSRVLEEALLRERIPYRIYGGQRFFERAEIKNAMAYLRLIEGRGNDAALERVINVPPRGIGEKTVEAIRAHARHSQLSMWEALCQLLAGKGLKGRAASALGAFVELIDNLATKVAEMPLHLMTQTVIEQSGLIPYHQEEKGEKGQARVENLEELVSAARNFEPGAEDAELTELAAFLGHASLEAGDTQAEEHEDSVQLMTLHSAKGLEFPHVFLVGMEEGLFPHKMSLEEPGRLEEERRLAYVGITRAMRQLVMTYAETRRLYGSETYNKVSRFVREIPGGLIQEVRLSNSVSRPFGASQPQNSKLFANESIPQTAFTLGQRVQHSVFGEGTILNFEGSGAQARVQVNFAEGSKWLMLGYAKLEAI; translated from the coding sequence ATGCACAATGACGACCTCTCCCTCCTGCTGAACTCCCTCAACGATGCTCAACGCCAGGCCGTAGCCGCCCAGGTGGGGCGTCAACTGGTGCTTGCCGGTGCCGGCTCGGGCAAGACCCGCGTGCTGGTGCATCGTATCGCCTGGCTGATCCAGGTCGAGCATGCCTCGCCGCACTCGATCCTGTCGGTGACCTTCACCAACAAGGCCGCGGCCGAGATGCGTCAGCGTATCGAGCAGCTGCTGGGCATCAACCCGGCGGGCATGTGGGTCGGTACCTTCCACGGCCTGGCCCATCGCCTGTTGCGAGCGCACTGGCAGGAAGCACGCCTGGTGCAGAACTTCCAGATTCTCGACAGCGACGATCAGCAGCGATTGATCAAGCGGGTCATGCGCGAGCTGGGTCTGGATGAGCAGAAGTGGCCGGCGCGCCAGGCTCAGTGGTTCATCAACGGGCAAAAGGATGAGGGCCTGCGTCCACAGCACATCCAGGCCGGTGGCGACCTGTTCCTGACTACCATGCGCGAGGTCTACAGCGCCTACGAGCTGGCCTGCGAACGCGCTGGCGTCATCGATTTTTCCGAGCTGCTGCTGCGCGCGCTCGACCTGTGGCGCGACAACCCCAGCCTGCTCGAGCACTACCAGCGCCGCTTCCGTCACTTGCTGGTCGACGAATTCCAGGACACCAACGCCGTGCAGTACGCCTGGCTGCGCATGCTGGCGGCCGGCGGTGACAGCCTCATGGCGGTGGGCGATGACGACCAGTCGATCTACGGCTGGCGCGGCGCGAAGATCGAAAACATCCACCAGTACACGGCCGACTTCCCCGATGCCGAGCTGATCCGCCTCGAGCAGAACTACCGCTCCACTGGCGGCATCCTCAAGGCGGCCAACGCGCTGATCGTCAACAACAGCGGGCGCCTGGGCAAAGAGCTGTGGACCGACATGGGTGAAGGCGAGCCGCTGACGCTCTACGCCGCCTACAACGAACACGACGAAGCACGCTATGTGGTCGAGACCATCGAAAGCGTGATCAAGCAAGGCAGCGCGCGCAACGATATCGCCATTCTGTACCGCTCCAACGCCCAGTCCCGGGTGCTCGAAGAGGCGTTGCTGCGCGAGCGCATTCCCTATCGAATCTACGGTGGGCAACGCTTCTTCGAGCGCGCCGAAATCAAGAACGCCATGGCCTACCTGCGGCTGATCGAAGGGCGTGGCAACGATGCGGCGCTGGAGCGGGTGATCAACGTGCCGCCGCGGGGCATCGGCGAAAAGACCGTCGAGGCCATTCGCGCCCATGCCCGTCATAGCCAATTGTCGATGTGGGAAGCCCTGTGCCAGTTGCTCGCCGGCAAGGGCCTCAAGGGCCGTGCGGCGAGCGCGCTGGGCGCTTTCGTCGAGCTGATCGACAACCTCGCGACGAAGGTCGCCGAGATGCCATTGCACCTGATGACCCAGACCGTCATCGAGCAATCCGGGCTGATTCCCTATCACCAGGAAGAAAAAGGTGAGAAAGGTCAGGCACGGGTGGAAAACCTTGAGGAACTGGTCAGCGCAGCGCGCAACTTCGAGCCCGGCGCCGAGGATGCCGAGTTGACCGAACTGGCGGCTTTCCTCGGCCACGCCTCCCTCGAAGCCGGGGATACCCAGGCCGAAGAGCACGAAGACAGCGTGCAATTGATGACCCTGCATAGCGCCAAAGGCCTGGAATTCCCCCACGTCTTCCTGGTGGGCATGGAGGAAGGCCTGTTTCCGCACAAGATGAGCCTGGAAGAGCCGGGCCGCCTGGAAGAAGAACGTCGCCTGGCTTATGTCGGCATTACCCGTGCCATGCGCCAACTGGTGATGACCTACGCTGAAACTCGGCGCCTGTACGGCAGCGAAACCTACAACAAGGTGTCGCGTTTCGTTCGCGAGATCCCAGGTGGGCTGATCCAGGAGGTCCGCCTGTCCAACTCGGTGAGCCGGCCATTCGGTGCCTCGCAGCCGCAGAACAGCAAGCTGTTCGCCAATGAAAGCATTCCCCAGACTGCCTTCACCCTGGGTCAACGCGTGCAGCACTCGGTATTCGGCGAAGGCACCATTCTCAACTTCGAGGGCTCCGGCGCGCAGGCACGGGTGCAGGTCAACTTCGCCGAGGGCAGCAAGTGGTTGATGCTCGGCTATGCCAAGCTCGAAGCGATTTGA